AGGTTCCATTCATGCCGTTGCCGCAAACAAACCCGGGGGGGGGGGGCCAACGTTCACTCCAAGTAACGCAAGTTTGCCATATTCACTGTGGATACAAAAAGCGTTTCGGTCGCCTTGCAAGGCCATCGCGGCGAAACTATTTCATTATAGCCTATTGAAAAACATCCTCTATTGATTGCTCCTCCAAAATGCGCTCCGTCCACCGCTCCAGGGTTTCCAGGTCCGCCTGGGCCAGCCGGGCTTGCACCCAATCCGGCACGGAAGCGCCGAACCGTCGCTGAATCTGGCGAAGCAAGGTGCGCATCTCACCTTCCCGAAGACCTTCCCGAAGGCCTTCCCGAAGGCCCTCCCGATGTTCCTGGACCAGACGAT
This genomic stretch from Magnetococcales bacterium harbors:
- a CDS encoding DUF4351 domain-containing protein — encoded protein: MGLGEDLFKFMLDVMPEEKIFSLPKFEHRLVQEHREGLREGLREGLREGEMRTLLRQIQRRFGASVPDWVQARLAQADLETLERWTERILEEQSIEDVFQ